The Andrena cerasifolii isolate SP2316 chromosome 15, iyAndCera1_principal, whole genome shotgun sequence genome includes a window with the following:
- the Pmca gene encoding plasma membrane calcium-transporting ATPase 3 isoform X1, whose amino-acid sequence MATIDGRPAQYGITLKHLRELMELRGREGVNKINSHGGVQEICKKLYTSPSEGLSGSAADIQHRRDTFGSNLIPPKPPKTFLQLVWEALQDVTLIILEVAALVSLGLSFYHPADEEDPTAVPSMEDDEAKYGWIEGLAILISVIVVVIVTAFNDYSKERQFRGLQSRIEGEHKFSVIRQGEVKQISVADIVVGDICQIKYGDLLPADGILIQSNDLKVDESSLTGESDHVKKGESFDPMVLSGTHVMEGSGKMLVSAVGVNSQAGIIFTLLGAAVDQQEQEIKKMKKEAKKQRKKKSLTGDEAVEITGNSHASGGGKHESGENHHAPSHGGGEGKKDKSVLQAKLTKLAIQIGYAGSTIAVLTVVILVTQFCVTTFVIEGKPWKNTYAGDLVRHLIIGVTVLVVAVPEGLPLAVTLSLAYSVKKMMKDNNLVRHLDACETMGNATAICSDKTGTLTTNRMTVVQSYICEKMSKTIPNFTDIPSHIGTLIIQSVSINSAYTSRIMPSQDPTELPLQVGNKTECALLGFVIALGMNYQTIRDDQPEETFTRVYTFNSVRKSMSTVIPRKGGGYRLFTKGASEIIMKKCAFIYGREGHLEKFTKEMQDRLVKNVIEPMACDGLRTISIAYRDFVPGKAEINQVHSDNEPNWEDEENIVNNLTCLCIVGIEDPVRPEVPDAIRKCQKAGITVRMVTGDNVNTARSIAMKCGILKPNEDFLVLEGKEFNRRIRDSNGEVQQHLLDKVWPRLRVLARSSPTDKYTLVKGIIDSLVTTSREVVAVTGDGTNDGPALKKADVGFAMGIAGTDVAKEASDIILTDDNFSSIVKAVMWGRNVYDSIAKFLQFQLTVNVVAVIVAFIGACAVQDSPLKAVQMLWVNLIMDTLASLALATEMPTPDLLLRKPYGRTKPLISRTMMKNILGQAVYQLSVIFMLLFVGDKMLDIETGRGVAQAGGGPTQHFTVIFNTFVMMTLFNEFNARKIHGQRNVFQGIFTNPIFYSIWIVTCLSQILIIHYGKMAFSTKALTLEQWMWCLFFGLGTLLWGQIITTIPTRKIPKILSWGRGQPDDIGAINLGDEKFDPDSDKKPRAGQILWIRGLTRLQTQLRVIRAFKSTLEDLEERRSVHSLHSLHSMRSSRSHTGPRPLSDFTYIDEDPTNTTGANMASKLAGKAADQTGPTDHHAGGRNLHAVNSSTSPLLLTVQPPGNPYNHHNTAINTTNDNRSSSNSALNQATTLSPNHTTQMQSSNNNNSRDSNTGTSPLLSSNNLALPELTKLVHETSI is encoded by the exons ATGGCAACAATAGACGGCCGACCGGCACAGTATGGTATCACTCTCAAGCACCTTCGTGAGCTCATGGAGCTGCGAGGGCGTGAAGGTGTCAATAAAATCAATAGCCATGGTGGTGTGCAGGAGATTTGTAAAAAGCTATATACTTCACCCAGTGAAG GTCTCAGTGGGTCAGCGGCAGACATCCAGCACAGACGAGACACATTTGGTTCCAATCTAATACCTCCAAAGCCACCAAAAACGTTTCTACAGTTAGTGTGGGAAGCTTTGCAAGATGTTACGTTAATCATCTTGGAAGTAGCGGCATTGGTTTCGTTAGGTCTTAGCTTTTATCACCCGGCGGATGAGGAGGATCCAA CAGCGGTTCCGTCGATGGAAGACGACGAAGCGAAGTATGGTTGGATCGAGGGACTCGCTATATTGATTTCTGTGATCGTGGTGGTGATAGTAACAGCTTTCAATGACTATTCTAAGGAGAGACAGTTTAGGGGTCTCCAAAGTCGGATAGAAGGGGAACATAAATTCTCTGTTATTCGGCAAGGGGAGGTTAAACAGATCTCTGTGGCTGACATTGTTGTCGGTGACATTTGTCAG ATAAAGTACGGAGACCTGCTGCCAGCAGATGGTATCCTCATACAAAGCAACGATCTCAAAGTGGATGAATCCAGTTTAACCGGAGAGTCGGACCATGTGAAAAAAGGGGAATCATTCGATCCCATGGTACTCTCGG GTACGCACGTGATGGAGGGTTCCGGGAAAATGTTAGTTTCTGCAGTAGGTGTTAACTCTCAGGCTGGTATTATCTTCACCTTGTTGGGTGCTGCTGTTGATCAGCAAGAGCAAGAAATCAAGAAGATGAAGAAAG AGGCTAAGAAGCAGCGGAAGAAGAAGTCATTAACAG GAGACGAAGCTGTAGAGATAACTGGAAACAGCCATGCGAGCGGAGGAGGCAAGCACGAGTCGGGGGAGAACCACCACGCGCCTAGCCACGGGGGCGGAGAAGGGAAGAAGGACAAGAGTGTTCTTCAAGCCAAGCTAACTAAACTCGCCATACAAATCGGTTATGCCGGCTCGACCATAGCAGTGCTTACCGTTGTCATTCTAGTCACTCAGTTCTGCGTAACGACGTTTGTCATAGAGGGGAAACCTTGGAAGAACACGTACGCTGGTGATCTGGTGCGTCATTTGATCATTGGTGTAACGGTACTCGTAGTGGCCGTTCCCGAAGGTCTTCCTCTAGCTGTCACCTTGTCTCTCGCTTATTCCGTTAAG AAAATGATGAAGGATAACAACCTGGTGCGCCACTTGGATGCTTGCGAAACAATGGGCAACGCCACGGCGATCTGCTCGGACAAGACTGGCACCCTGACAACCAACCGCATGACCGTCGTTCAGTCGTACATATGCGAGAAAATGAGCAAGACGATCCCGAATTTCACGGACATACCGAGCCACATCGGGACCTTAATAATCCAATCtgtctccattaattcggcgtaCACATCCAGGATAATGCCCTCGCAGGACCCAACAGAATTGCCGCTACAGGTCGGCAATAAAACCGAATGTGCCTTACTTGGATTCGTAATTGCCCTGGGCATGAACTATCAGACGATACGAGACGATCAGCCCGAGGAAACCTTCACGCGGGTCTACACGTTCAATAGCGTTAGGAAGAGCATGTCCACCGTCATACCGAGGAAGGGTGGCGGGTACAGGCTCTTCACCAAGGGCGCTTCCGAGATCATCATGAAGAA ATGTGCCTTTATATATGGTCGCGAAGGTCATTTGGAGAAATTTACCAAGGAGATGCAAGATCGTCTGGTGAAGAACGTGATCGAGCCAATGGCGTGCGACGGTCTCCGGACCATCTCTATAGCTTACCGCGACTTCGTTCCTGGCAAGGCAGAGATCAATCAGGTTCACAGCGACAACGAGCCGAACTGGGAGGACGAGGAGAATATCGTGAACAATCTGACGTGTTTGTGCATCGTCGGTATAGAGGATCCGGTTCGTCCCGAGGTGCCCGACGCGATCAGGAAGTGCCAGAAGGCCGGCATCACCGTGAGGATGGTGACGGGGGACAACGTGAACACGGCCCGCTCTATCGCCATGAAATGCGGCATCCTGAAGCCGAACGAGGACTTCCTTGTCCTCGAGGGCAAGGAGTTCAACAGGAGGATCCGAGACAGCAACGGGGAGGTGCAGCAACACCTGCTGGACAAAGTGTGGCCGAGGCTCAGGGTGCTGGCCAGATCCTCGCCCACGGACAAGTACACGCTTGTCAAAGGCATAATCGACAGTCTGGTGACCACCAGCCGCGAGGTGGTCGCGGTGACTGGCGACGGGACGAACGACGGCCCGGCTTTGAAGAAGGCGGACGTCGGCTTCGCCATGGGCATAGCCGGCACCGACGTCGCCAAGGAAGCTTCCGACATCATTCTAACGGACGATAATTTCTCGTCGATCGTAAAGGCGGTGATGTGGGGTAGAAACGTCTACGATAGTATAGCGAAGTTCTTGCAGTTTCAGCTGACCGTGAACGTCGTCGCTGTTATAGTTGCTTTTATCGGGGCATGTGCCGTGCAAGATTCGCCCCTTAAAGCTGTGCAGATGTTGTGGGTGAACCTGATCATGGACACGCTAGCGTCCCTCGCTCTGGCCACCGAGATGCCTACGCCGGATCTTCTCCTTCGCAAGCCATACGGTCGCACGAAACCTCTCATCTCCAGGACGATGATGAAGAACATCCTCGGCCAGGCCGTCTATCAGTTGTCCGTTATTTTTATGCTTCTTTTCGTTG GCGATAAGATGCTCGACATCGAAACGGGCCGGGGCGTAGCACAAGCTGGCGGCGGTCCAACGCAGCACTTCACCGTCATCTTCAACACGTTCGTCATGATGACTCTCTTCAACGAATTCAACGCCAGGAAAATCCATGGTCAGCGTAATGTCTTCCAAGGAATATTCACCAACCCCATCTTTTACAGTATCTGGATTGTCACGTGTCTATCGCAG ATACTTATCATACATTATGGTAAAATGGCGTTCAGCACGAAAGCTCTCACTTTAGAACAATGGATGTGGTGCCTGTTCTTCGGACTCGGTACTCTATTGTGGGGCCAAATAATTACGACTATTCCTACGCGCAAGATTCCTAAAATCCTTTC aTGGGGCCGCGGCCAGCCGGATGATATCGGTGCGATCAATCTCGGGGATGAGAAATTCGACCCTGACTCGGATAAAAAGCCGCGCGCAGGACAAATACTATGGATCCGTGGTCTAACACGACTACAGACACAG CTTCGAGTAATCAGAGCGTTCAAGTCGACTCTGGAAGATCTGGAGGAGCGTCGCTCTGTCCATAGTTTACACAGCTTACACAGTATGCGCAGCTCACGCAGCCACACCGGGCCCCGACCACTATCTGACTTCACATACATTGACGAAGACCCGACAAACACCACAGGGGCGAACATGGCCAGCAAGCTGGCGGGCAAGGCCGCTGACCAGACCGGCCCCACGGATCATCACGCTGGAGGCAGGAACCTGCACGCGGTGAACAGCTCGACGTCGCCGCTGTTGCTCACCGTGCAACCACCGGGGAACCCGTACAACCACCACAACACCGCCATTAACACCACCAATGACAATAGATCCTCGTCCAATAGCGCCCTAAACCAGGCCACCACCCTCAGCCCCAACCATACCACGCAGATGCAGAgtagcaacaacaacaacagcagagACAGCAATACCGGAACATCCCCGCTTCTCAGCTCCAATAATCTGGCCCTCCCGGAATTGACGAAGCTCGTGCATGAGACCAGCATTTAA
- the Pmca gene encoding plasma membrane calcium-transporting ATPase 3 isoform X2 encodes MATIDGRPAQYGITLKHLRELMELRGREGVNKINSHGGVQEICKKLYTSPSEGLSGSAADIQHRRDTFGSNLIPPKPPKTFLQLVWEALQDVTLIILEVAALVSLGLSFYHPADEEDPTAVPSMEDDEAKYGWIEGLAILISVIVVVIVTAFNDYSKERQFRGLQSRIEGEHKFSVIRQGEVKQISVADIVVGDICQIKYGDLLPADGILIQSNDLKVDESSLTGESDHVKKGESFDPMVLSGTHVMEGSGKMLVSAVGVNSQAGIIFTLLGAAVDQQEQEIKKMKKGDEAVEITGNSHASGGGKHESGENHHAPSHGGGEGKKDKSVLQAKLTKLAIQIGYAGSTIAVLTVVILVTQFCVTTFVIEGKPWKNTYAGDLVRHLIIGVTVLVVAVPEGLPLAVTLSLAYSVKKMMKDNNLVRHLDACETMGNATAICSDKTGTLTTNRMTVVQSYICEKMSKTIPNFTDIPSHIGTLIIQSVSINSAYTSRIMPSQDPTELPLQVGNKTECALLGFVIALGMNYQTIRDDQPEETFTRVYTFNSVRKSMSTVIPRKGGGYRLFTKGASEIIMKKCAFIYGREGHLEKFTKEMQDRLVKNVIEPMACDGLRTISIAYRDFVPGKAEINQVHSDNEPNWEDEENIVNNLTCLCIVGIEDPVRPEVPDAIRKCQKAGITVRMVTGDNVNTARSIAMKCGILKPNEDFLVLEGKEFNRRIRDSNGEVQQHLLDKVWPRLRVLARSSPTDKYTLVKGIIDSLVTTSREVVAVTGDGTNDGPALKKADVGFAMGIAGTDVAKEASDIILTDDNFSSIVKAVMWGRNVYDSIAKFLQFQLTVNVVAVIVAFIGACAVQDSPLKAVQMLWVNLIMDTLASLALATEMPTPDLLLRKPYGRTKPLISRTMMKNILGQAVYQLSVIFMLLFVGDKMLDIETGRGVAQAGGGPTQHFTVIFNTFVMMTLFNEFNARKIHGQRNVFQGIFTNPIFYSIWIVTCLSQILIIHYGKMAFSTKALTLEQWMWCLFFGLGTLLWGQIITTIPTRKIPKILSWGRGQPDDIGAINLGDEKFDPDSDKKPRAGQILWIRGLTRLQTQLRVIRAFKSTLEDLEERRSVHSLHSLHSMRSSRSHTGPRPLSDFTYIDEDPTNTTGANMASKLAGKAADQTGPTDHHAGGRNLHAVNSSTSPLLLTVQPPGNPYNHHNTAINTTNDNRSSSNSALNQATTLSPNHTTQMQSSNNNNSRDSNTGTSPLLSSNNLALPELTKLVHETSI; translated from the exons ATGGCAACAATAGACGGCCGACCGGCACAGTATGGTATCACTCTCAAGCACCTTCGTGAGCTCATGGAGCTGCGAGGGCGTGAAGGTGTCAATAAAATCAATAGCCATGGTGGTGTGCAGGAGATTTGTAAAAAGCTATATACTTCACCCAGTGAAG GTCTCAGTGGGTCAGCGGCAGACATCCAGCACAGACGAGACACATTTGGTTCCAATCTAATACCTCCAAAGCCACCAAAAACGTTTCTACAGTTAGTGTGGGAAGCTTTGCAAGATGTTACGTTAATCATCTTGGAAGTAGCGGCATTGGTTTCGTTAGGTCTTAGCTTTTATCACCCGGCGGATGAGGAGGATCCAA CAGCGGTTCCGTCGATGGAAGACGACGAAGCGAAGTATGGTTGGATCGAGGGACTCGCTATATTGATTTCTGTGATCGTGGTGGTGATAGTAACAGCTTTCAATGACTATTCTAAGGAGAGACAGTTTAGGGGTCTCCAAAGTCGGATAGAAGGGGAACATAAATTCTCTGTTATTCGGCAAGGGGAGGTTAAACAGATCTCTGTGGCTGACATTGTTGTCGGTGACATTTGTCAG ATAAAGTACGGAGACCTGCTGCCAGCAGATGGTATCCTCATACAAAGCAACGATCTCAAAGTGGATGAATCCAGTTTAACCGGAGAGTCGGACCATGTGAAAAAAGGGGAATCATTCGATCCCATGGTACTCTCGG GTACGCACGTGATGGAGGGTTCCGGGAAAATGTTAGTTTCTGCAGTAGGTGTTAACTCTCAGGCTGGTATTATCTTCACCTTGTTGGGTGCTGCTGTTGATCAGCAAGAGCAAGAAATCAAGAAGATGAAGAAAG GAGACGAAGCTGTAGAGATAACTGGAAACAGCCATGCGAGCGGAGGAGGCAAGCACGAGTCGGGGGAGAACCACCACGCGCCTAGCCACGGGGGCGGAGAAGGGAAGAAGGACAAGAGTGTTCTTCAAGCCAAGCTAACTAAACTCGCCATACAAATCGGTTATGCCGGCTCGACCATAGCAGTGCTTACCGTTGTCATTCTAGTCACTCAGTTCTGCGTAACGACGTTTGTCATAGAGGGGAAACCTTGGAAGAACACGTACGCTGGTGATCTGGTGCGTCATTTGATCATTGGTGTAACGGTACTCGTAGTGGCCGTTCCCGAAGGTCTTCCTCTAGCTGTCACCTTGTCTCTCGCTTATTCCGTTAAG AAAATGATGAAGGATAACAACCTGGTGCGCCACTTGGATGCTTGCGAAACAATGGGCAACGCCACGGCGATCTGCTCGGACAAGACTGGCACCCTGACAACCAACCGCATGACCGTCGTTCAGTCGTACATATGCGAGAAAATGAGCAAGACGATCCCGAATTTCACGGACATACCGAGCCACATCGGGACCTTAATAATCCAATCtgtctccattaattcggcgtaCACATCCAGGATAATGCCCTCGCAGGACCCAACAGAATTGCCGCTACAGGTCGGCAATAAAACCGAATGTGCCTTACTTGGATTCGTAATTGCCCTGGGCATGAACTATCAGACGATACGAGACGATCAGCCCGAGGAAACCTTCACGCGGGTCTACACGTTCAATAGCGTTAGGAAGAGCATGTCCACCGTCATACCGAGGAAGGGTGGCGGGTACAGGCTCTTCACCAAGGGCGCTTCCGAGATCATCATGAAGAA ATGTGCCTTTATATATGGTCGCGAAGGTCATTTGGAGAAATTTACCAAGGAGATGCAAGATCGTCTGGTGAAGAACGTGATCGAGCCAATGGCGTGCGACGGTCTCCGGACCATCTCTATAGCTTACCGCGACTTCGTTCCTGGCAAGGCAGAGATCAATCAGGTTCACAGCGACAACGAGCCGAACTGGGAGGACGAGGAGAATATCGTGAACAATCTGACGTGTTTGTGCATCGTCGGTATAGAGGATCCGGTTCGTCCCGAGGTGCCCGACGCGATCAGGAAGTGCCAGAAGGCCGGCATCACCGTGAGGATGGTGACGGGGGACAACGTGAACACGGCCCGCTCTATCGCCATGAAATGCGGCATCCTGAAGCCGAACGAGGACTTCCTTGTCCTCGAGGGCAAGGAGTTCAACAGGAGGATCCGAGACAGCAACGGGGAGGTGCAGCAACACCTGCTGGACAAAGTGTGGCCGAGGCTCAGGGTGCTGGCCAGATCCTCGCCCACGGACAAGTACACGCTTGTCAAAGGCATAATCGACAGTCTGGTGACCACCAGCCGCGAGGTGGTCGCGGTGACTGGCGACGGGACGAACGACGGCCCGGCTTTGAAGAAGGCGGACGTCGGCTTCGCCATGGGCATAGCCGGCACCGACGTCGCCAAGGAAGCTTCCGACATCATTCTAACGGACGATAATTTCTCGTCGATCGTAAAGGCGGTGATGTGGGGTAGAAACGTCTACGATAGTATAGCGAAGTTCTTGCAGTTTCAGCTGACCGTGAACGTCGTCGCTGTTATAGTTGCTTTTATCGGGGCATGTGCCGTGCAAGATTCGCCCCTTAAAGCTGTGCAGATGTTGTGGGTGAACCTGATCATGGACACGCTAGCGTCCCTCGCTCTGGCCACCGAGATGCCTACGCCGGATCTTCTCCTTCGCAAGCCATACGGTCGCACGAAACCTCTCATCTCCAGGACGATGATGAAGAACATCCTCGGCCAGGCCGTCTATCAGTTGTCCGTTATTTTTATGCTTCTTTTCGTTG GCGATAAGATGCTCGACATCGAAACGGGCCGGGGCGTAGCACAAGCTGGCGGCGGTCCAACGCAGCACTTCACCGTCATCTTCAACACGTTCGTCATGATGACTCTCTTCAACGAATTCAACGCCAGGAAAATCCATGGTCAGCGTAATGTCTTCCAAGGAATATTCACCAACCCCATCTTTTACAGTATCTGGATTGTCACGTGTCTATCGCAG ATACTTATCATACATTATGGTAAAATGGCGTTCAGCACGAAAGCTCTCACTTTAGAACAATGGATGTGGTGCCTGTTCTTCGGACTCGGTACTCTATTGTGGGGCCAAATAATTACGACTATTCCTACGCGCAAGATTCCTAAAATCCTTTC aTGGGGCCGCGGCCAGCCGGATGATATCGGTGCGATCAATCTCGGGGATGAGAAATTCGACCCTGACTCGGATAAAAAGCCGCGCGCAGGACAAATACTATGGATCCGTGGTCTAACACGACTACAGACACAG CTTCGAGTAATCAGAGCGTTCAAGTCGACTCTGGAAGATCTGGAGGAGCGTCGCTCTGTCCATAGTTTACACAGCTTACACAGTATGCGCAGCTCACGCAGCCACACCGGGCCCCGACCACTATCTGACTTCACATACATTGACGAAGACCCGACAAACACCACAGGGGCGAACATGGCCAGCAAGCTGGCGGGCAAGGCCGCTGACCAGACCGGCCCCACGGATCATCACGCTGGAGGCAGGAACCTGCACGCGGTGAACAGCTCGACGTCGCCGCTGTTGCTCACCGTGCAACCACCGGGGAACCCGTACAACCACCACAACACCGCCATTAACACCACCAATGACAATAGATCCTCGTCCAATAGCGCCCTAAACCAGGCCACCACCCTCAGCCCCAACCATACCACGCAGATGCAGAgtagcaacaacaacaacagcagagACAGCAATACCGGAACATCCCCGCTTCTCAGCTCCAATAATCTGGCCCTCCCGGAATTGACGAAGCTCGTGCATGAGACCAGCATTTAA